One stretch of Heptranchias perlo isolate sHepPer1 chromosome 29, sHepPer1.hap1, whole genome shotgun sequence DNA includes these proteins:
- the LOC137299624 gene encoding homer protein homolog 3-like, which yields MQRFFCASIGINHLRAFLLLCLMIVIIQVAMKALSPARQRDHCGKQDVEETARLGREVRQLQKENGHLRKRLVNLEANAEKLTRLDRIREEAKREEVMSLQGKITVQENTIATLQNQSRDLSNKNTKLQDVLQHWEVKFSDLEEKQENQEEELNRATKRLDEKQREVEEWIENHSRLNQQLNKCWNQPVRYHGECSWFTVLIGIGGSCLGFGSCSNNKCS from the exons ATGCAGAGATTTTTCTGTGCCTCTATCGGAATAAACCATCTCAGGGCCTTCCTGCTGTTGTGTCTGATGATCGTGATAATCCAGGTGGCCATGAAGGCTCTGTCTCCCGCTCGGCAGAGAGATCACTGCGGAAAGCAGGACGTTGAGGAGACTGCGCGGCTGGGCAGGGAGGTCAGGCAGCTCCAGAAAGAGAACGGGCACCTGAGGAAACGGCTGGTGAATTTGGAGGCCAATGCCGAGAAGCTTACGCGGCTCGATCGGATCCGGGAGGAGGCCAAGCGGGAGGAGGTG ATGTCCCTGCAGGGGAAGATCACAGTTCAGGAGAACACCATCGCAACCTTACAGAACCagagcagggacctgagcaacaaAAACACTAAACTGCAAG ATGTTCTTCAACATTGGGAAGTGAAGTTCTCCGATCTGGAAGAGAAACAAGAAAACCAGGAAGAGGAACTTAATAGAGCGACTAAACGTCTGGATGAGAAGCAGAGAGAAGTTGAAGAGTGGATTGAGAATCACTCGAGgctgaatcagcaact AAACAAGTGTTGGAATCAGCCAGTTAGGTATCATGGAGAATGCAGTTGGTTCACCGTTTTGATTGGCATTGGTGGTTCTTGCCTGGGTTTCGGGTCATGCTCTAATAATAAATGCAGTTAA
- the LOC137299626 gene encoding putative leucine-rich repeat-containing protein DDB_G0290503, translating to MNKSDSTMGSSGRRDCILKYLVGLLSLVALIFLSSFVYVMNSDPVLELKQCEKRLQNETSMLNECEQARGESQSLLNNCQAQSVALSENIVTLEKKLKDLELLNTNLNNEQEQLKDVLQHWEVKFSDLEEKQENQEEELNRATKRLDEKQREVEEWIENHSRLNQQLNKCWNQPVRYHGECSWFTVLIGIGGSCLGFGSCSNNKCS from the exons ATGAATAAATCTGACAGTACGATGGGTTCCTCAGGACGCAGagattgtattttaaaatatttggtCGGTTTACTGAGCCTGGTGGCTTTGATTTTTTTGTCTTCGTTTGTGTATGTGATGAACTCGGACCCTGTCCTCGAGCTGAAACAGTGTGAAAAGCGACTGCAAAACGAAACGTCTATGTTAAATGAATGTGAGCAGGCACGGGGGGAGAGCCAGTCCTTATTAAACAACTGCCAGGCTCAATCG GTTGCCCTGAGTGAGAACATTGTCACATTAGAGAAGAAGCTAAAAGATCTTGAACTCCTCAATACCAACCTGAACAATGAACAAGAGCAACTGAAAG ATGTTCTTCAACATTGGGAAGTGAAGTTCTCCGATCTGGAAGAGAAACAAGAAAACCAGGAAGAGGAACTTAATAGAGCGACTAAACGTCTGGATGAGAAGCAGAGAGAAGTTGAAGAGTGGATTGAGAATCACTCGAGgctgaatcagcaact AAACAAGTGTTGGAATCAGCCAGTTAGGTATCATGGAGAATGCAGTTGGTTCACCGTTTTGATTGGCATTGGTGGTTCTTGCCTGGGTTTCGGGTCATGCTCTAATAATAAATGCAGTTAA